The nucleotide sequence TCATTTGGGTCAgtctttattaattttcatactaaataaaaattaacaacaacTTATTGGTAGGTGATGTAATAAGagaatattatttcttatttctcttcaatacttttgtttccaataaaagAGAGAATCCAAAAGAACTATTCTATTTTGCTCAGTTaacttgattaatttttttccaatcttCATTCTACTAAACTAcctattaacaaataattaactATAACATTTAAAGAGTAAGTGAGAAAGAATTATCTTCTTCACAGTCGATTtgaattctaataaataaagttaCCACACTCAACTATCTTTTTGTACACAATCTGTTGTAGAATGAGATTTGTGATAGATATCAGTATCGCCTCCTATAGTGGATAAAGTTATACCATGTCGCACAAAGAGAACATAtctatatacatacatacatatagaTAAGATCAAAGATTCAACCCCCATTATACATTCCTCCTTGTAATTTACAGACAGCGGGATAGTGATTTTCTTtgacaagttttatttttagtgcTATTGCAGATTCCCAGATAAGAATAACATAACGCCATAAATGAGAACCCGATGTTTCAATTCAGCATGAATATGAATATCTAATGCTAGTAGTAATATGGACAATTACATCTACTTACGTTTCTAAAAGGCTATCTCCACGccgatttacaaaaaataaaaacagttgtCTTTAAATATACAGGGCGACctgaaattaatttcatatacaaACGTACATTCCTTTAGTTATCAGGAATTGTTCATTTAAAACCCCGTTTAAAGGGgtatcgaaatttttttgaaatgaaaacaatGACTTAAACTCGTCGTTCATGTCTACCTGTCACGAAACTGTAAACGATTGTTTAAGCATCAGAGTACCACGGAAATGCAacaattctttgaaaattttataataaattaattataagttgggcaaatatattctaaaagctataaaagagtttcacatattttctgtttcattaACCGCGTCATAATAGGATATCGACGATGCATACTTGAGTTTCATTAAATAAACTCATTTTTCGGAAAGAATTCGACAATCATTTGGAGAAAACTActccaaaaaaattgtagaatagAATTTAACCGAGCACACTTCGCGTCATTACACcaacattatatttttcaatatctgCGACACGTTTTGATTACTACGTGGAAACCGAAAGTGAACTTAGTGAATTGGTAATTGGTTATTGTCATTATATTCGGAAATTTGCATTTAGTTGATCAATTATATTTACTATAGGTAACAATACTGAACCCACTTTATACAATACCACAacaccaacaatcacaattacactatctgacgcgcatCCCATAAGGTAAACtctctctgaagacgataacttggttatcaaaacgtacgacagacagtgtaattgtaagtgttggtctAACTGTAAcgtgtgttcaatatgaatatcaccaacagaTCGAGAAATTCCTCCTTAATAGTTAACGGCAAGAATCAAAGGCAAAACGAGTTCTCCTTTGACATTAACATTATCTCACAATTTGAATCAATTAAACCATTAACCAATCAATATGTGATTCCAATGATCAGCATCcaaattcaaatacaaattttgaccAGAAGAAAGGCCTCATACTTTCCAAGTTTTGACAGTATAATTCTTCGAAATGATAATACATACATCagaagctataaaaaatatgcaaaaagctATAAAGATTCTTCCAAATGGCGGTACAAAAGTCATTTAATTTGTTTCTAGAAATATGCATAATCTCATGAGTTACTATCAACACTTTTCGCATATCTAGGAGTGAATAATACATCATTTGGAAGAAGTGTTTTATAAGCCAACCTCTCATCGTAACAGCTTATTGTGCTCAATGTTTACATTAGAATAATAACACTTTTTATCTAATCTATGAGTTTTACAGAAACGATATCATACCTATTAATAAAATGAAGCGCCAATTACTACTAGTTTGAATAGTAGTAGTAGAGAAAAcgcataattttaatttagtaatATGATTCCTTATTCCAAAAGTGGTGATTTAAAAAACAGCatcatatataaaattttttattaggtatagacaaaactttcaaattatGTGTACCACATAAAACGAAATCATTCCCAATAGTAAGTCGGTCCCGCTGTATGTAAGGAGACAATGTACCTACGTCAAAATACTTGAGGAGGTATTTTATACCTTATAAGGGCAACCAATTTGAGATACCGGACCCCTTCTCAGTCGGTAcctaataaaagtttattttacaCGTACATACCATGTCATAATAGTGACGTGACACCTTTTAAATTAACCAAGAAAATACGAGTATGTACCTCCTTAAACGCCTACATATTTAAAACTACAGGATACGTATCCTCAGAAAGTTAAATAACAATACGGACTTGGAACATTTTTAATCGAATGAGTTACAGCTAATTTCAATGCAATTCGGCTTtgaaaattaaagttattgttACTGAATTGGCACTGAATACTTTAGGCGGTAATATATCCGATAGAGTCCTCTAACCCTAACAATCGTTCAGCCATATTTTTAAGGGATATGAGTAACTATATCTAAGAGACTTGGCTGGTGACCTACAAGAGAGAGGGTCAACAATATGTTCAGAGTTACATAAATTAATTCGTTATTAATAAAACTTGGAAGAAAAGAAATATACGTGGGCGGTTTGaaggaataaaaaattactttattccAGGACTTTTAGCAAATAGGCgcattttccaataaatatccTATAAATTCTCTTTTGCATTGACCTATTTTCTTTGCATCTTCTCAAAAATACTctaaatgttcaatttttttaaaaggtttGATGGGTCAGAATATAGGTGTCTAAGTATTCTCACAATTTACTATTACCTAGAGGCCTTTCTTCAAGTTTACTGcttttagaatattttacaaattatgtttgaaagttttttgaaactaacctattctatttatttgtttcagagAGAGTTTGGAGACGAATGCGTTTTCAATGAGACCATCGAACAATCTAACTACAATACATACTCTTCCAGTAAATACTCAAATGAAAAGAGGACTTTTTATCTGGCCCTGAACCAACGGGGTCAATCCAGGAAGGTGGTCCTACGAGCTCGAAAACCGCTGGGAAAACTATCATCATATACTCTAGTACTCACAAGAAATGTAGCCCCAGAACTGCATCCAATGAGGCACCACGGCCATGTGTGTCCCCCCATAACACATACAAACCAAAAAATACATCCTTCTCACCAGCGTTGTCCGAAAAAAAGGAAACGTAAGAAGAAACGAAAATGTTCGAATGACGAAAACGACCCcgaattttgtcaaaaaagactAAATGTTTCGAAACATAAGGCgcaaaatcgaaatattcataAGTGTGACGATGATAAAGACAGTGAACTGTGCCAAAGAAATGTgaacaataaaaagaaacaaaataagttAAATAGTGACAAACCTTTAGTGAGTGATCCgaaaaggaaaaagaagatgaaaaaaggCGTTAGAAAAAGAATCGATACTGAGACAACCACCACAACTATGACACCTACTACCACACCTACTACTACTACTCCTACCACCACACCAACTACCACACCGTCTGAAGATACCACTAATGATGAGGACTACGCATTAGATGGATATACTCACGGGGAATGGGACGACTCCACTGCACTTCCTGACATATCTATGGCTGTCTCCGATGCTAAACACATCAATCATCCCAATATAGAATCTGACTGACTCGCgcttctttctcttttttttatttattctcttatttattgtacgtaaatgtaaataattatcTGTAAGTCAATATACCTCATTGTATAGAGCTTTGACTTTTCTCATTTTAATTTTCCTTCTGTGTTAATGAAGACTGAGTCACATGTTTCTATTAAAGTAAgagataaaatattcaattggaGTTTTACTAGATTCTTTCCTAGGTAATAGACTCATCCTCTCTGtagagaatttgaaaatatgaaattaggtTTTTTCAAAGAACATTATTAAATGACAAaagatacaattttttcaagcttaacaaaactgaatttaaagaaatttgttataCACGTGGAGAATATACAGTGCTTCTAAGTCCCCTATTTTCTTTTGAACGGAGATACTTAGACTGATGAAATTTGTAGCGCGAAAATGTACTATTGTAAGCTTTTCTACTAGTGGCAACAGGTGAAGTAATAGGCATCGGTCACCAAGCAActaaaaccaaaaacaaaaaagtcttAAGGTGTTAGGTACAGTGACTGAATCTATTGAACCGCGTCGTCCAATCCATCTAAAGGGATATTCCTCATCTAGATAATGTCTTACCGCAAAGTAATAGTATGCACCATCTTccagaatttgaaaaattgacgtttcaatTGTATTTTCCAACATCTCGAGATATACTTCACcgattaaattaaaattcaaaaaaagagaCACGACTATGTGGTTTTTGATTATTAACATTTCTAATAAGGAGAAAGTTACTTTCGAAACTAAAACAAATTGTCTGTTGGAGAATTGTAGTGGACATATTATTTTCACAGAATTACAGAATCCAGTCGGGGTCGTCACCTGAAAATTGATGcactatttttaatttgtatggGTGAAATTTGGTTTTGGTCAACACCCTGGGTACTCTGCTATGACTGACACAGGTAGATCTTACTTGTAGTGTGAAAAAAGAAGGGCTTAGTACAATTTCTGCAACTATATCAATTGGTTTATCAATACCTATATTTGGTCGACCCTATCGTTTGGCATCATGTCCACTACCTGTTTGTTGAAACTTATCTAAAATCTCTCTCGAAATAGGGCGATTGAAATATCTCTCTTCAAAAATGCTTTCCGTCGTATGAAAATTAGTTTCACTTTCACCAATAATTATAGTTCACAATAGAAAAACCTTCCTACTTAATGATTAATAATACTTGAAACTTTACACATATATAGCTCCCTTTCGGTGAGCCCAACAAACTTTTTATCTATGACTTTTTCCGAAACTGCTGCTTTTGCATTCGGTAGGTAATATGACTAGAAATCCGAAAAAAATTTGTCCGACAAAATAGCTTTTGAATAATTGTATATATACTCAAACGTAAAAGGTGAAAAATAAGTAGCAAATgagtaacaataacaaataaaatatcactAACTTCAATTGGAAATCATGTTAAAGGGAGGTTCTTAGTTGATGTGTTACCTCAACAGCcacaaaaaaagaatttaactgaTTGATGGCTTCCAAAGCcaataaacaaaaacaagaaTACGCAATTCAATTAACTGAATTTTATTGAGATTTTATTGTATAGAAGATCTCGATTTACACATGATACAGAACTACATTGAACAAAACCACAAATAGATTTATAGACCGTCTAACAATTTCTTGTGCATGTTAAGCCGTAATCgtttgaaaagttttatatgCTAATAGCAGtggaatataaaataactttatacaTTAataacatcctgtataatttctattatattgGTTTCGATCAGAAATAAGGGTAAATAGGAATTTACCAgtatattataaaactaaattgCCCGTGTTTCAGTTTAATGTCGATTTATTACTGGTTTGAATATTtgtacattatttataattaacataCTATTTTATTCAGTTCTTCATTTCATCTTTCGTTTTATccatatatttagtttttgattTTCCTGTATCTTCGTCCTTCATTTAATTTCTTTACTCAGTACCACCACATTTGTATGAACTGAAGTACTTAGAAGAATCTagtaatttatagttttatttctaCCGATTATGGaggataaatatttcatatgggAGAAATGTTCAAAAAGTGATACGCTCAAAAGCCTTCCAAAATGGTGCTGGTGTAAAAAAGAGGTTTGGTATGAATGtagcaattgtagatgaattgaagtataccgacttaaaaaatttaatattatagtacaatattggaaatttcaaaaaattgcgGTATACAAAAAGTTGTCCATagcataaatattatttggcGCTTCCTTTAAAATTTACCCTGATGAAAATATGGCGTTGCCCTTATTGAAAACATTTCGATGGGCACTTTTTCATATAACAGAGGTTGTTCTCCTTACTTCTACCCACCAACAACCGATATAGACTGCTCCATATTATGGTCACCAGTATAATAATCAATTCAGAATCAATTAAGCAGCCTACGAAGATTTTAAGAACTTTTGGAAACATTAGCCCTGcgaaaatcgataatttttattaaaaaagcagATAGGGAGAgaataaatatacattattttatattatgttgaaaacaaaaatctataatCTTCGTATCTCTGATgccagtttttaattttaaaatatataaatatctaccAGAGTCATCTGTGTTAGATACATTAAAACTAGTTTTCAGATAAATTAGATTTCTACGTCTTACTATTTATTATtcgttaaattattaaataacttGGATTTATATACATACTTAGAATATTGAGGTGAGtagaaacttttatttaaaattaatttaaaaactgtTCAGGTAATTAAATATCTTATAAATGTTCACATAATGTAGAAATCCGACAATAGATGGGAGCACGTAGTTATATTCGAAGTTTATTGGAAACATCAAATGTCATTGTTATCACTTGAATTGTAGCTGGAAGTTGTAATGAAAATACAAGGTTAATGTGAAAAATTAGACTGATACCTCTATAAAACGAAGTGTTGTGATCAAATGTGATTTATAGTATAACATTGCATCTatctataattataatatagatTAGAAGCGGTAAGCGTTTTATAGAAATGTCGCAAATTAGTAGCCCAATAGCAAATGGTGAAAGAACCAGTATTCATGATATGTTAAAAGATACGCCACCAAATGAGAACAAAACAAATACATTGCCATCATCTTCAAGTAACTCTAATTTACCTCGATCTGCCCCAACGAGCTTATCTACTGGTAGCAATCCTCCATCAATACTCAATTCTCCTATATCAAATGATGATTCAACTTTGTTCAGAAACAATTCATCACGGATAGAAAACCTGAAAAACTGGTCCATATCTACTTACAAATGTACAAAACAGATCATGTttgaaaaattaggaaaatctTCTAGAACAGTTGATGCAGGTAATTATATATTTCCTTAAAAGGGAGCCAAAAttaagttattaattatatctaACTATCTTCAGTTTCAAGCCTTTAGCTGGTTACtttttgataattgatatttatttgagatttgttatttatatactaatatataaataatatatatttagtaatcaatttttgtacagtacaaaaatttcatttcatgatTCATAAATGTTTCATAGGTATGTGATTTGTTAATCAAATATCTTCAATTCAATAACATCATTTGttccatttttaatattactttttttttcaaatgcctACTAAAATATCAGTTATTAAAGAAAACAGGAAGTTggtttacatttatattttattttatttatattttcatttatctacTCATATAAAGATATGATAgtgtaattgataaaatgaaattcaGTACTAAGTAAAATTAAGCAGCCACATATAACAACTTTTAGTGTATTTTTGTCTACCAATGCATTGTTCACATtatttaaatagatattttcaattaaaaaaatttattctgacCAAAAACGATTAAATTAacatataatgataaaaataacattgtCTCCCATataatataactattttttgtgatacataaaaataattgacattCTTATTGTTTCAGAATTGGAAAATCGAATAGAACAATTGAAAGACActcagaaaaaatatattaatattcttCGATTAACAAGAATATTAACTAACCATTTTTATCATGTTGTGCAAACTCAGGTAAAGTACTTGCTTACAAAtaagtaaatttatataattaattttatcaattccaTCAAGATTTCctttggaaataattaaaaattataaatttctttttggtaTTGTGAAGTTTCAATTTGTCATTACAAAACAACATACCTATTAGAAGCTTATTGACTGTCActcaaaacaattttcaattggCTAATCTAGTAACCATTTCTACTGACTTCATAATTAATTCTTATTCTGTAATTTTCAGTGTGAATGGAATCAATCTATTTAAATGCtttaaatatttctcatttattttgcAGCATGCCTTGGGTGAAGCATTTTCTGATCTTGCTCAGAAGTCCCCAGAGCTTcaagaagaatttttatataactgtGAAACTCAAAGGAATCTCACAAAAAATGGTGAAACTCTCCTAGGtgctctcaatttttttatatcttcagtAAACACATTATGTAACAAAACTATCGAAGATACCCTTCAAAGTATAAGACAATATGAAGCTTCAAGAATTGAATATGATGCTTATCGCACAGATTTAGAATCTCTTTCCACTAAACCAGATGGAACAATAGGACTGGAAGAGGCTCAACAAAATTATGAAGTACATAGACAACAGTTCATGAAACTCAGAGCCGAAGTTACaattaaactgaaatttttggATGAGAATAGAGTATGTAGTGAttattttctcttataataataaattcatataatatGAAATCCAAAATAACATTTACAGTGTAAAAACTATACCTCTTAAGAACTTTtggaataatatattatttgagttttaatttgaaaatcataataGTTACCTTGTCTAATTGTTCTAAATGCAAAACTTAAAATATTCTGTAATCAAGTCACTGTCTTATAAAGGGGAAATGACATTCTAACTCTCATTATCCATCATGtgacattatttttgtttctatagtGGGACTGTGGACCCATCAATGTCTCCTTACTcttgaagtaaattattttGCAAACTAATTGCTGACAAGCATTTGATACTTGAGTTACatacaacttttttttagaTTAAAGTGATGCACAAGCAGTTGCTACTTTTCCACAATGCCATCTCAGCATATTTTTCTGGAAACCAGCAAGCCTTGGAAGCGACATTGAAACAGTTCAATATCAAAGTTAAGACTCCTAACTCGACATTTCCTTCATGGCTAGAACAGtagatttattttaataacagaAACAATAGGCGTAACCTCAGTCGTTTTGAATATTTCACTCataattatttaatcaaattactGACAATGCTTTTTTACTAAAGAACCCTTTTGTAGGTAAAGTACAACATATAGAAAttatgtaatattgaaaaacttcatTATATAAAAGACTGAGGTATAGCTAGTGAATGTGTAAGAATATGCAGAATTTCAGACAAATGCCATTTTTGTCTATCAAGCAGTGGACATTGTACTTGCTATATACATTGGATTAAAGAAAGTTTAAGAGGAACACTTTTCTTAGACAATTGTACATCCTTTACTATACTTTCATATGACTCTCTACTAGgtttaaatattttcctcaCAATAATcattctaaattatatatacaatagTTAATacaggaaatttgaaaataaaaactttcggattcattgaataatgaaaaaatcgtagcaacaatatttaaataaaaatgtatctcAAACAACTGGGATGCATTTTTACTCTATCACTTTTCCTTActtgattaatttatatttcactttgtatacaattcattttttcaacattattaaatatgaaatgcagatttttaacaaaattcaatatttaaatagcAGCATCAGTAATATCTATAGGTTGAAAAATGCTATAGAAAGAAGTGCTTGTGTGatctacaaaattattaataagcaatattttattattttatatatgtatacataCACTTCCTGGGCCAGTATTCTTAAGTCACCCCTGTCACAAGCTAGCAATTACCAAAAGGAGTGATTTAATTGGTAGCGATATGGAATCTTTATATTCTCATGTGCCCATCTGCTAGCAAATTTGTAACACGAGCGACTAGTTATGGCAACACCGGATATAAgcatattttgtcaaaatagtTTCTAGTTCGGTACTTGTGCTGCCAATTAAACGCAAATAATTCTATTCTAATCTACAACCATTTTTTATAGTAGCAGTTTTTGAGCTGTGAAATAGAGCAACATGAGTGCAGTCAATTCATCTAATTATCCCAGATACATGTCTATTGAATACCTCAATAATTTTGTGAAAGCATAGACTCACTGATGATTGGGAGAGACccaaacaataattattacctACATCTTGCTGGTAGTTGTTAGTACCAAAAAACTTCAATGCTGCCAATAACTAAAtgaaatcatttcattttttaacatttataaaGCATTAACAACTTTTAATGGTATATCAATATTATGTTAAATACCTAGCAGCTACATATTGgtaataagtttatataaattaaaaccaaataaaatgtaaaacagTTCTTCCTATGGTAGTTTTTATATGTTCGGCCAGATATATTCTTATTGTGtcaaaacatttgaaagtgtcTTTGGTtagccaaaatatttttttaaattggtcaTCACTGAATTGTATTGGTAGAGGGTCTCTTAAAACAATTCAATGGGGCTCTGCAACAATTTCTTTAGCTTCTTTTAGTTCTTAGTCCAATATACATTACTACAATTCCTTATGACTCcaattataaatgatttatatacaattataacattattaggatactgtttcattaaaatgataaattagaattttctattTACATGCGAATGAGAGTGAAATAAAGCTCTTCTCTTTGGGGAAAGCGTTCCTATTGCGAGGAGAGGGCAAGAGAATcgaaacaacaataaattttgatCCCCTTGCATTCAATGACATCAATATCGCTCCAAGCGAGGACCCGAGAATACCGGCCCTGATGAATTTAAccataaaacaattaaatattgctTTTAATATGAGCAAAAAATTACTATGAAGGtggaattaaaatatatatatagaaatatattttttaacttcaACTAATATTGTAGGAAATACATTGATTTAaccaaaaaatgacaaaaaggaatttggaacaaaaatgtTAATCGAATTTCATTTCTACTTTCATTTTATTGGAAACGAATTCCATATTGCGATCTAAAAGATAGGTCTTGTAAATTTTATGGCGGATTTAATAAAGCCATAAGAGACTATCAATTATATCCCAAAAAGAATCTATTACATTGAGATCGGAGCCGATTTCAATCTCTTGAGGTAATTTTAAgcacaaaaacaattttctcgCATTGAAAATGATAGATACAGCTGGTTCTAATACATCAACAATATACTAAAGAGTATGAAGACAATTTCTTCACCATGACCATATGGTACAGAACCTTTGTATATCATTACCAAATAGACAAAATTTGGTTTcatttgaaaacattaaattaaactACTAGTGGTTTTTCTACTCCAAGTAAATTGTAGTTGAGGTATTTGGTGTGCCTGGGGTTAACAGACCTCAAATCGAACTCTTAGAtccatttcatattatttttttttatgatagcgcctcagaatattattaaacaaagtaAATATGAACGTTTTTTCTAATCCTTGAAATTGGTCTTGATTTGCATTAGTACTTACGAGAAGCCTTCTACAATTACAATAACAGCACACTCTTCTGTGGAAAAATTGTGGTTTTGCCCAACATTAGTAAATTTAAATGTCTTTCACAATAGCAAAAAGTATGTGTATTCATAGACTTTAAGTAGAAATATTGGACAGAAACAAAATTAACCTTAATTCCTTAAATTCATTGAAGCTttagttaaataaattatttttttgagagtgtattttatgtaaattgcttgttaatttgtaaattttgtattataatgaGTTCATACAGAACATATCCAACTGAAATATGGAAATCATTTGCTGTTTAACTTTCCCTTGTTACAATGAATGTAATATAAAAACtcaacaagaaaatttgaaacctACATACTAGGGACCATTCAAATTTATAGAACCAAATTTAAccacatatttttgtttgatgaaAGTAATTATAGTTTTGAAAAGactatatgttttatttaaacttGTTGAGTTAGGACTTACGGCGAATAGAACGAAATATGACtctatttgtaatttaatttaatgtaagAAAATAACAAACCCAAAAATGTTTAAGCTAAAACTCGCCCACAAAGGTTGTTTTTAAACTCCgtaatcaaaaaacaaaataatattgagcAACACGGAACGAGgattttagattaaaattaatttcttaaaaataggAAAGTACGACTTGGGAATCAGACTGGCttcaaataaagataataagtttttctttttgtttgccTCAACCTTTGGCTTTTTAGGCCGGGATCAGAAccaaattaatcattttttcttcctcttttttaTAATCACCTCTTGGAAGTCTTCACTATCATATGAGGTATTCACTTGAAAAGAAAAAGGTTTTACCTTTTCGTAtcttacaatttttatatttgaaaataaaacttgtattCCTTTTATGCTGATCTGCGTCTGAAGatcctttttattataaaaacagt is from Diorhabda carinulata isolate Delta chromosome 1, icDioCari1.1, whole genome shotgun sequence and encodes:
- the LOC130895282 gene encoding arfaptin-2; translated protein: MSQISSPIANGERTSIHDMLKDTPPNENKTNTLPSSSSNSNLPRSAPTSLSTGSNPPSILNSPISNDDSTLFRNNSSRIENLKNWSISTYKCTKQIMFEKLGKSSRTVDAELENRIEQLKDTQKKYINILRLTRILTNHFYHVVQTQHALGEAFSDLAQKSPELQEEFLYNCETQRNLTKNGETLLGALNFFISSVNTLCNKTIEDTLQSIRQYEASRIEYDAYRTDLESLSTKPDGTIGLEEAQQNYEVHRQQFMKLRAEVTIKLKFLDENRIKVMHKQLLLFHNAISAYFSGNQQALEATLKQFNIKVKTPNSTFPSWLEQ
- the LOC130897629 gene encoding uncharacterized protein LOC130897629 is translated as MVKTLLLGLLAASICGFMYAAPAADPNTNFKPFRPDNSASASSEDSSLEDQAARSERSTNLSHVTGTARKIQMFIKNRHLQILPDGTVNGTTDDTSAYSILQRTTVGIGQMKIQGVATCQYLCMARCGLLYGSREFGDECVFNETIEQSNYNTYSSSKYSNEKRTFYLALNQRGQSRKVVLRARKPLGKLSSYTLVLTRNVAPELHPMRHHGHVCPPITHTNQKIHPSHQRCPKKRKRKKKRKCSNDENDPEFCQKRLNVSKHKAQNRNIHKCDDDKDSELCQRNVNNKKKQNKLNSDKPLVSDPKRKKKMKKGVRKRIDTETTTTTMTPTTTPTTTTPTTTPTTTPSEDTTNDEDYALDGYTHGEWDDSTALPDISMAVSDAKHINHPNIESD